One segment of Vagococcus martis DNA contains the following:
- a CDS encoding LTA synthase family protein — MFILKHKYNKNWINTRMGFFTLMVVLFWLKNLLAYAVDFNLGIESFFQYVILFISPIATTVFLFSAALYVKSPKKAYITLLIISSLTTLLLFSNVIYYREFTDFITVNTMLGAGKVASGLGESALRMFRPYDLLYWIDIIVVIVLLATKKIKIDERPIAARSAFAVTSFSILLFSANLTLAETDRPELLKRTFSRNHIVKYLGMNVFTVYDGVQTYNATQRRAQASQNDLVDVQKYVDSHYAKPNDDMYGIAKGRNVIYIHLESFQQFLIDYKLKDENGVEHEVTPFLNSLFHSNETFSFDNAFHQVGSGKTSDAETLLENSFFGLSQGPLFTQLGDKNTFQAAPDILGQTQGYTSVAFHGNGGSFWNRNETYKRLGYNYFFDGSYYDVNENNSFQYGLHDKPFLEQSIQYLEHVQQPFYSKFILVSNHYPYAKFKDDNAGFPIANTSDATINGYFATANYLDTAVKEFFDYLKASGLYDNSVIVLYGDHYGISNSRNKSLAELLGKSKEEWNEFDDTAVQRVPVMFHVPGQTKGGVDHTFGGQVDVLPTLLHLLGVDTQSYIQLGQDFFSKDKDQIVAFRNGTIVTPKYTILGETIYDTATGELIDTPTEEQLAEVAEIKEKGNTQLHMSDAITNGDLLRFNTDSGLKPIDPAKFDYKNQLDQLLQIEQQKGDKSTSVYSLHNNQSTVDLFKTQTYKEIQEEKGVTTQSSGTTETSSTTAK; from the coding sequence ATGTTTATTTTGAAACATAAATATAATAAAAACTGGATTAACACCAGGATGGGATTTTTCACCCTGATGGTTGTGTTATTCTGGTTGAAAAACCTACTAGCATACGCTGTAGATTTTAACTTAGGCATTGAAAGTTTCTTCCAATATGTGATTTTATTTATAAGTCCAATCGCGACGACTGTCTTTTTATTCTCAGCAGCTCTTTATGTAAAGAGTCCGAAAAAAGCATACATTACGTTACTGATTATATCCTCACTAACGACCTTGTTACTTTTTTCTAATGTCATTTATTACCGAGAATTTACAGATTTCATTACGGTCAACACCATGCTTGGAGCCGGAAAAGTAGCCTCTGGTTTAGGTGAAAGTGCACTTCGTATGTTTAGACCTTATGATTTGTTGTACTGGATTGATATTATTGTCGTGATTGTCTTACTTGCGACAAAAAAAATCAAAATTGATGAAAGACCAATTGCTGCTCGTTCAGCATTTGCGGTAACAAGTTTTTCTATTCTACTATTCTCTGCTAACTTAACTTTAGCGGAAACAGATAGACCTGAATTATTAAAACGTACTTTCTCAAGAAATCATATCGTGAAGTATTTAGGGATGAATGTTTTCACCGTTTATGATGGTGTGCAAACATATAACGCGACACAACGACGCGCTCAAGCAAGTCAAAATGATTTAGTCGATGTGCAAAAATATGTTGATTCTCATTATGCTAAACCAAATGATGATATGTACGGCATTGCTAAAGGACGTAACGTGATTTATATCCATTTAGAAAGTTTCCAACAGTTTTTAATTGATTATAAATTAAAAGATGAAAATGGCGTGGAACATGAAGTAACGCCATTCTTAAACAGTTTATTCCATTCAAATGAAACATTTAGTTTTGATAATGCCTTCCATCAAGTCGGCTCTGGTAAAACAAGTGACGCGGAAACATTATTAGAAAACTCATTCTTTGGTTTAAGCCAAGGACCATTATTCACTCAATTAGGTGATAAAAACACATTCCAAGCAGCGCCAGATATTTTAGGACAAACACAAGGTTACACAAGTGTTGCCTTCCATGGTAATGGCGGCTCATTCTGGAATCGTAATGAAACTTACAAACGTTTAGGTTATAACTATTTCTTTGATGGTAGTTACTATGATGTAAATGAAAATAATTCATTCCAATATGGCTTACATGATAAACCATTCTTAGAACAATCTATTCAATACTTAGAGCATGTGCAACAGCCGTTTTATTCTAAATTTATTTTAGTATCAAACCACTACCCATATGCGAAATTTAAAGATGATAATGCTGGTTTCCCAATTGCTAACACATCTGATGCAACAATTAATGGTTACTTTGCGACAGCAAACTACTTAGATACAGCTGTTAAAGAGTTCTTCGATTACTTAAAAGCATCTGGACTTTATGACAATTCAGTCATTGTGTTATACGGTGACCATTATGGTATTTCAAATTCTCGTAACAAATCTTTAGCTGAATTACTTGGTAAATCAAAAGAAGAATGGAACGAATTTGATGATACAGCCGTTCAACGTGTTCCAGTTATGTTCCACGTTCCTGGTCAAACAAAAGGTGGCGTTGATCATACATTTGGTGGACAAGTTGACGTCTTACCTACTCTATTACATTTATTAGGTGTTGACACACAATCTTATATCCAACTTGGTCAAGATTTCTTCTCTAAAGACAAAGATCAAATTGTTGCCTTTAGAAATGGCACAATTGTTACACCAAAATACACTATCTTAGGAGAAACAATCTACGATACTGCAACAGGTGAATTGATTGATACACCAACTGAAGAACAATTAGCTGAAGTGGCTGAGATTAAAGAAAAAGGAAACACCCAACTTCATATGTCTGATGCGATTACTAATGGTGACTTGTTAAGATTTAATACGGACAGTGGCTTAAAACCTATTGATCCTGCGAAATTTGATTACAAAAACCAATTAGATCAACTCCTTCAAATCGAACAACAAAAAGGAGATAAATCAACAAGTGTTTACTCACTACACAATAACCAATCAACCGTTGATTTATTTAAAACACAGACCTATAAAGAAATTCAAGAAGAAAAAGGTGTGACGACTCAAAGTAGTGGAACCACTGAAACATCTTCTACAACCGCAAAATAA
- a CDS encoding class I SAM-dependent rRNA methyltransferase, giving the protein MKKVYIKQKRSQKYKGHYPLIKAEDLVDSKISCKDWVSFYSEKEEFLGYGYLGQQHKGSGWMISFVEQQPIDTTFLVNLFNEAKAYRTAFFADEATTAFRLFNGEGDGLGGMTIDWYDGFLVVSWYNETIYALKENILKALISSNIEIRGMYEKIRFQAKGLPESTYIYGEQAPEPLLIKENNVTYATYLNEGLMTGIFLDQREVRSRLTDTYAIGKTVLNTFSYTGAFSVASAMGGAVGTTSVDLAKRSRQKTQEQFAVNGLTTDNQSIIVMDVFDYFKYAFKKQLTFDIVVMDPPSFARNKKKVFTVAKDYQQLTTEAVELLNKDGLLIASTNAANVSLDKFKQMVEMGITDTHRSFEYLELYQLPEDFRVKKEFNEGNYLKVLFYRVK; this is encoded by the coding sequence ATGAAAAAAGTATATATAAAACAAAAAAGAAGTCAAAAATATAAAGGGCATTACCCACTCATAAAAGCAGAAGATTTAGTGGATTCGAAAATTTCTTGTAAAGATTGGGTAAGCTTTTATTCTGAAAAGGAAGAATTTTTAGGATATGGTTATTTAGGACAACAACACAAAGGATCAGGGTGGATGATTAGCTTTGTCGAACAACAACCAATCGACACCACATTTTTAGTCAACCTATTTAATGAAGCAAAAGCATATCGTACTGCATTTTTTGCTGATGAGGCAACGACGGCGTTTCGTTTATTTAATGGTGAGGGAGACGGTCTTGGTGGAATGACGATTGATTGGTATGACGGATTTTTAGTTGTGTCATGGTATAATGAAACCATCTACGCGTTAAAAGAAAACATCTTAAAAGCCTTGATATCATCAAACATTGAGATTCGTGGTATGTATGAAAAAATTCGTTTCCAAGCGAAAGGTTTACCAGAGTCTACCTATATATATGGTGAACAAGCACCAGAACCATTATTAATAAAAGAAAACAATGTAACCTATGCGACTTATTTAAATGAAGGTTTAATGACGGGTATCTTTTTAGATCAGCGAGAAGTCAGAAGTCGTTTAACGGATACGTATGCGATTGGTAAAACCGTATTAAATACGTTTAGTTATACCGGTGCTTTTTCTGTAGCCAGTGCAATGGGTGGTGCGGTAGGTACAACGAGTGTTGATTTAGCGAAAAGAAGTCGACAAAAAACACAAGAACAGTTCGCTGTGAATGGACTTACAACAGACAATCAGTCTATAATAGTAATGGATGTGTTTGATTATTTTAAATACGCTTTTAAAAAACAGCTAACTTTTGATATAGTAGTAATGGACCCGCCAAGTTTTGCAAGAAATAAAAAGAAAGTCTTCACCGTAGCAAAAGACTACCAACAACTGACGACTGAAGCAGTTGAGTTGTTAAACAAAGACGGATTATTAATTGCCTCAACCAATGCGGCCAATGTGTCATTAGATAAATTTAAACAAATGGTAGAGATGGGAATTACTGATACTCATCGTTCATTTGAGTATTTAGAATTATATCAACTACCGGAAGATTTCCGTGTGAAGAAAGAATTTAATGAAGGAAATTATTTAAAAGTACTCTTTTACCGAGTGAAATAA
- the aroD gene encoding type I 3-dehydroquinate dehydratase: MSKLKVRNLELGKGKPKVCVPLVAKNFEELFSEALRISQLDCDVIEWRADYFMYAHDERFMKKAAYFVRYAIDDKPLIFTYRTLQEGGGQHIGLDDYIKLNRMMMDTGLVDVVDLEFEMVLEKPSDIMVHAKEKNVKVLLSKHNHLLTPEKNHMYETIKDMHQLGGDISKLSVTPNSQQDVLNVLEISNKVKENHPEIPFVMISMGEMGQLSRMTGELYGSVLTYASNGKYLSAPGQLPISVVREGMEVIGYKRGSK, encoded by the coding sequence ATGTCTAAGTTAAAAGTACGTAACCTTGAATTAGGAAAAGGAAAACCAAAAGTATGTGTGCCTCTTGTTGCCAAAAACTTTGAGGAATTATTTTCCGAGGCGCTTCGGATTAGTCAATTAGATTGTGATGTTATTGAATGGCGTGCTGATTATTTTATGTATGCTCATGATGAACGTTTTATGAAAAAAGCTGCTTATTTTGTACGTTATGCTATTGATGATAAACCGCTGATTTTTACTTATAGAACGTTGCAAGAAGGTGGTGGACAACATATTGGGTTAGACGATTACATAAAATTAAATCGGATGATGATGGACACTGGATTAGTTGATGTGGTGGATTTAGAATTTGAAATGGTGTTGGAAAAGCCATCTGATATTATGGTGCATGCAAAAGAAAAGAATGTCAAAGTGTTGTTATCCAAACATAACCATTTGTTGACACCAGAAAAAAATCATATGTATGAGACTATTAAAGACATGCATCAATTAGGTGGAGATATATCTAAATTATCAGTCACACCAAATAGCCAACAAGATGTCTTAAATGTTTTAGAAATTTCAAATAAAGTAAAAGAAAATCATCCAGAGATTCCGTTTGTGATGATTAGTATGGGAGAGATGGGACAACTATCTCGTATGACAGGGGAGTTGTATGGTTCTGTCTTAACGTATGCTTCAAATGGTAAGTACTTATCAGCTCCAGGGCAATTACCAATTTCCGTGGTAAGAGAAGGCATGGAAGTGATTGGATACAAACGAGGGAGCAAATAA
- the ybaK gene encoding Cys-tRNA(Pro) deacylase: protein MSKKKAKTNAVRQLEQKKISFETREYEYSDSHAAALETAHALGIDENQVFKTLVTVGNKTGPVVAVIPGNKTLDLKKLAKASGNKKIEMLPMKELEELTGYIHGGCSPVGMKKSFPTFYASEAKQFETIHVSAGRRGLQMSVSPTDLINVTRGTYADLTEDDTVLG from the coding sequence ATGTCAAAGAAAAAAGCAAAAACCAATGCAGTAAGACAACTAGAACAAAAAAAAATATCATTTGAGACACGAGAATATGAATACAGTGATTCTCATGCAGCTGCACTAGAAACGGCACATGCGTTAGGCATTGATGAAAATCAAGTGTTTAAAACGCTTGTCACAGTGGGAAATAAAACTGGTCCAGTGGTCGCAGTAATCCCTGGAAATAAAACACTAGATTTAAAAAAACTAGCCAAAGCAAGTGGCAATAAAAAAATAGAGATGCTACCAATGAAAGAGTTAGAAGAGTTAACGGGCTATATTCATGGTGGGTGTTCTCCAGTGGGAATGAAAAAATCATTTCCAACATTTTATGCGAGTGAAGCAAAACAATTTGAGACTATTCATGTGTCAGCAGGTCGTCGAGGCTTGCAGATGAGTGTGTCACCAACTGATTTAATCAATGTGACTCGTGGAACTTATGCAGACTTAACAGAAGATGATACGGTTTTAGGCTAA